One Mycobacterium kubicae genomic window carries:
- a CDS encoding site-specific integrase, whose translation MVPFTWQPTFVWLRLYQQDLQAKLPRGRTRPLWWTLRRPHRPLTYHAAHRMFERANACLGSDWTLHDLRHSAAMRMARDPQMTLSDVQWVMGHAHLTTTELYLTPSKEEVVASVLAHHARQAARREDPVPPPPAPGYDPQSLSVLFGRSM comes from the coding sequence GTGGTCCCTTTCACCTGGCAGCCGACATTTGTGTGGCTCCGCCTGTATCAGCAAGACCTGCAGGCCAAGTTGCCGCGTGGCCGGACCCGGCCGCTGTGGTGGACACTACGCCGACCACACCGTCCGCTGACCTATCACGCCGCGCACAGGATGTTCGAGCGGGCCAATGCCTGCCTGGGCTCGGATTGGACGTTGCACGACCTGCGGCACAGCGCCGCGATGCGGATGGCGCGGGATCCGCAGATGACGTTGAGCGACGTGCAGTGGGTGATGGGCCACGCCCACTTGACCACCACCGAGTTGTATTTGACGCCCTCCAAAGAGGAGGTCGTAGCGAGTGTGCTGGCTCACCACGCGCGGCAAGCGGCGCGGCGCGAAGATCCGGTTCCACCGCCGCCGGCGCCGGGCTACGACCCGCAGTCGCTGAGCGTCCTGTTCGGGAGGTCGATGTGA
- a CDS encoding IS110 family transposase, which translates to MVTCGIDWAQDHHDVALVDADGRLVARRRIPESVAGFAELTAMLADADDDPEDPIPVAIETPRGLLVAVLRASGRPIYPINPMSVARYRERTSMSGKKSDHGDAVTLANILRTDIDQHRRLPADTELAQSITVLARAHQDATWRRNRAGNELRSLLREYFPGFLHAFADRPGGITAPEARAVLAIAATPAKAARLSKPQITAALRRAGRQRGLTTLAATIHQQLRLPQLRHPAPVEDAFGIQAVALLATLDAECANVDRLGEATAATFAQHADHRIITSFVGVGDLTGARLLAEIGDDRTRFADARALKAFAGSAPVTKASGRSIRITHRHVKNNRLAAVGFVWAFIAAGCEGPTRAHYLTRRDHGDRHPAALRHLYNRMLGQLYHCLQTSQTYDPIKAYRPPPTHPTRAAA; encoded by the coding sequence ATGGTCACGTGTGGGATCGACTGGGCCCAGGATCATCATGACGTCGCGCTGGTGGATGCCGACGGTCGGCTGGTCGCCAGACGGCGCATCCCCGAGTCGGTCGCCGGATTCGCCGAACTGACCGCCATGCTGGCCGATGCCGACGACGACCCTGAGGATCCGATCCCGGTCGCGATCGAGACCCCGCGCGGGTTGCTGGTCGCCGTGTTGCGGGCCAGCGGTCGACCGATCTACCCGATCAACCCGATGTCGGTGGCCCGCTATCGGGAACGGACGTCGATGTCGGGCAAGAAGTCTGACCACGGCGATGCGGTCACGCTGGCCAACATCCTGCGTACCGACATCGACCAGCATCGTCGGTTACCCGCCGACACCGAACTGGCGCAATCGATCACCGTGCTGGCCCGTGCCCACCAGGACGCCACCTGGCGGCGTAACCGGGCCGGCAACGAACTGCGGTCGCTGCTGCGGGAATATTTCCCGGGTTTCCTGCACGCCTTCGCCGACCGTCCCGGCGGAATCACCGCACCCGAAGCTCGTGCGGTGCTCGCCATCGCTGCCACCCCGGCCAAGGCGGCGCGGCTGTCAAAGCCGCAGATCACCGCCGCCCTGCGCCGCGCCGGACGCCAACGCGGCCTGACCACGCTCGCGGCGACAATCCACCAGCAGCTGCGGCTGCCGCAGCTGCGACACCCCGCCCCGGTCGAAGACGCCTTCGGTATCCAAGCAGTCGCATTGCTGGCCACCCTCGACGCTGAGTGCGCCAACGTCGACCGGCTGGGCGAGGCCACCGCCGCCACCTTTGCCCAGCACGCCGACCACAGGATCATCACCTCATTTGTGGGGGTCGGCGACCTTACCGGTGCCCGCCTGCTCGCCGAAATCGGCGACGACCGAACACGATTCGCCGACGCCCGAGCATTGAAGGCGTTCGCCGGGTCGGCGCCCGTCACCAAAGCCTCTGGGCGCAGCATCCGCATCACTCACCGGCACGTGAAGAACAACCGACTTGCCGCCGTCGGATTCGTCTGGGCGTTCATCGCGGCCGGCTGCGAAGGACCCACCCGCGCTCACTACCTGACACGCCGCGACCACGGCGACCGCCACCCCGCAGCCCTGCGCCACCTCTACAACCGCATGCTCGGCCAGCTCTACCACTGCCTGCAAACCAGCCAAACCTACGACCCAATCAAGGCATACCGACCACCCCCGACGCACCCCACACGAGCCGCCGCTTGA
- a CDS encoding site-specific integrase yields MTTIAKHVARKPLAVANATKTQISGRNKQLRERFPARQPEHCGAATAGTAQDTMVRLTSGLFTSDVKGTQAGRRRGVTKLLDWLATFPGDTWQQRWELSGVEQHPGKTWTGLSLRWLQERGQDASYDVDDLASGLLVLICGDVIRPGVPWMLTRTHARLAGAMAHIRDPQGFAQLRRLAETQPASSAVDARVAATRIATILACKGGRVADITVGDCVELVDTLRQVHARGGQKKVDFYLRLRAIGIFPDDAPHTIRAFGQATGRLTIEELVDRYPLRCRPIRDLLVDYLRERQPSLDFASIDAISRSLAGLFWARIEAIAPGIDTLQLPQDVIRTWKDDLATKKRTITNAAGEQIEVATPRLNAKDELLRVRAFYLDIAQWAVDDPARWARWAAPCPIGDAEIRRAKERKHRKARMDQRTRERLPVLPVLVRTANERRRTAQQFLQAADQTVSGTLIPGTDAKLRKAHVPKAIGRHVWADDTATGKRRNLSYEDDEAFWAFATIEVLRLTGIRCEELLELSHHSITEYRLPSSGEVVPLLQIAPSKTDTERLLLVSPELADVLSAIITRLRAPSGAIPLVPSYDTRERVWNPPMPLLFQRAIGNEHRPFTPSAIRKLLIDALAASGLTDATGEPLIFSPHDFRRIFVTDAIMSGLPPHIAQIICGHKTIDTTMGYKAVYPMEAIEAHRAFIARRRATRPSEEYRTPTEDEWDDFLAHFEKRKVSVGTCGRAFGTPCFHEHACVRCSLLRPDPAQRPRLEEIRSNLEDRIEEAKLHGWLGEVEGLQVSLAGVKDKLTQIDTSRRLAVDLGTPSLPTNARPR; encoded by the coding sequence GTGACCACGATCGCCAAACACGTTGCGCGCAAACCACTTGCCGTGGCGAATGCGACCAAGACTCAGATCAGCGGGCGGAACAAGCAGCTGCGCGAACGGTTCCCCGCCCGTCAGCCCGAGCATTGTGGGGCAGCCACGGCCGGAACCGCCCAGGACACCATGGTCAGGCTGACCTCCGGATTGTTTACCTCGGATGTCAAGGGGACCCAGGCGGGTCGACGACGCGGTGTGACCAAGCTGCTGGACTGGCTGGCGACGTTTCCGGGCGACACCTGGCAACAGCGTTGGGAACTCAGTGGCGTCGAGCAGCATCCCGGCAAGACCTGGACCGGGCTCTCACTGAGGTGGCTGCAGGAGCGCGGTCAGGACGCGTCGTACGACGTCGACGATCTGGCCTCGGGCCTGCTCGTGTTGATCTGCGGCGACGTCATCCGTCCGGGTGTGCCGTGGATGCTTACCCGCACCCACGCCCGGCTGGCCGGTGCGATGGCGCACATCAGAGACCCGCAAGGGTTCGCCCAGCTGCGGCGACTCGCCGAGACCCAACCGGCCAGCTCCGCCGTCGACGCGCGGGTCGCGGCGACCAGGATCGCGACCATCCTCGCGTGCAAGGGCGGACGTGTCGCCGACATCACTGTCGGCGACTGTGTCGAACTGGTCGACACCCTGCGCCAGGTACACGCTCGCGGCGGACAAAAGAAGGTCGACTTCTACCTACGCCTGCGTGCGATTGGCATCTTCCCCGACGATGCGCCGCACACGATTCGCGCATTCGGGCAAGCCACCGGGCGACTCACGATCGAAGAATTAGTGGATCGATATCCGTTGCGTTGCCGACCCATTCGCGACCTGCTTGTCGACTACCTGCGGGAACGTCAGCCGTCGCTGGACTTCGCCAGCATCGACGCGATCTCCCGCAGCCTGGCCGGGCTGTTCTGGGCCCGCATCGAAGCCATCGCACCGGGCATCGACACCCTGCAGCTGCCCCAGGACGTCATCCGGACCTGGAAGGACGACCTGGCCACCAAGAAGCGAACGATCACCAACGCCGCCGGTGAGCAGATCGAGGTCGCAACCCCGCGACTCAACGCCAAAGACGAACTACTCCGGGTGCGAGCGTTCTACCTCGACATCGCTCAATGGGCCGTCGACGATCCCGCCCGATGGGCCCGGTGGGCGGCTCCCTGCCCGATTGGCGACGCCGAGATCCGACGAGCCAAGGAACGCAAACACCGCAAGGCTCGGATGGACCAGCGCACCCGCGAACGACTGCCTGTGCTGCCGGTGCTGGTGCGCACCGCGAACGAGCGCCGCCGCACCGCACAACAGTTCTTGCAGGCCGCTGACCAGACGGTGTCTGGAACCCTGATCCCCGGCACCGACGCCAAATTACGGAAAGCGCACGTCCCCAAAGCCATAGGCCGCCACGTCTGGGCCGACGACACGGCCACGGGCAAACGGCGCAACCTGTCCTACGAGGACGACGAGGCGTTCTGGGCGTTCGCGACGATTGAAGTATTGCGACTGACCGGCATCCGCTGTGAGGAACTGCTTGAACTCAGCCACCACAGCATCACCGAATACCGCCTGCCCTCCAGCGGCGAAGTGGTGCCGCTGCTGCAGATCGCCCCCTCCAAGACCGACACCGAACGCCTGCTGCTCGTCAGCCCCGAACTCGCCGACGTGCTCAGCGCCATCATCACCCGCCTCCGCGCACCAAGCGGTGCGATACCCCTGGTGCCGTCCTACGACACCCGAGAGCGAGTCTGGAACCCGCCGATGCCGCTGCTGTTCCAACGCGCCATCGGCAACGAGCACCGCCCCTTCACACCCAGTGCGATCCGCAAACTGCTCATCGACGCACTCGCCGCCAGCGGGCTCACCGACGCCACCGGCGAACCGCTGATTTTCTCGCCCCACGACTTCAGAAGGATCTTCGTCACCGACGCAATCATGAGCGGGCTACCACCGCACATCGCCCAAATCATCTGCGGGCACAAGACAATTGACACAACCATGGGATACAAAGCCGTCTACCCCATGGAAGCGATCGAAGCCCACCGAGCGTTCATCGCTCGCCGACGGGCAACCCGACCCAGCGAGGAGTACCGGACCCCGACCGAGGACGAGTGGGACGACTTCCTCGCCCACTTCGAGAAGCGCAAGGTGTCGGTCGGGACGTGCGGCCGCGCGTTTGGAACGCCGTGTTTTCACGAGCACGCTTGCGTCCGATGTTCGCTTCTCCGGCCGGACCCAGCGCAACGACCACGCCTGGAAGAGATCCGCAGCAACCTCGAGGACCGAATCGAGGAGGCCAAACTTCACGGCTGGCTCGGCGAAGTCGAGGGACTCCAAGTCAGCCTCGCCGGGGTGAAAGACAAACTCACTCAGATCGACACGAGCCGTCGCCTCGCGGTCGACCTCGGAACCCCCTCCCTACCAACAAATGCGCGGCCACGATGA